The following are from one region of the Magallana gigas chromosome 4, xbMagGiga1.1, whole genome shotgun sequence genome:
- the LOC109619761 gene encoding cystatin-A3-like, which translates to MQTFVFVAVALSVVCLAESRGLAGGLGRTKNATPQTQRLVDSVQDEIIGQLPLGYDREQPLQLTAVSYRDQVVAGMNYFIKVETGFNRYIHVRIYKDLRGDASVTRVQLEKTLSDPIEYF; encoded by the exons ATGCAGACCTTCGTATTTGTTGCTGTTGCCTTGTCCGTTGTCTGTTTGGCCGAAAGCAGGGGTCTTGCTGGAGGACTAGGTAGAACAAAAAACGCCACCCCACAAACCCAGCGACTCGTGGATTCC GTGCAAGATGAGATAATTGGTCAGCTTCCTCTGGGCTACGACAGGGAGCAGCCCTTACAGCTTACCGCCGTGTCATACAGAGATCAGGTCGTCGCCGGAATGAACTACTTCATCAAG GTTGAGACCGGATTCAACAGATACATCCATGTCAGAATCTACAAAGACCTGAGAGGCGATGCTTCCGTCACCAGAGTACAGTTAGAAAAGACTCTCTCTGACCCTATTGAATACTTCTAA